The Populus nigra chromosome 14, ddPopNigr1.1, whole genome shotgun sequence genome has a segment encoding these proteins:
- the LOC133672258 gene encoding putative disease resistance RPP13-like protein 1 gives MALALIGESLLSAVIEVLVEKLAYPEVLGFFKTQKLNDDLLERLKETLNTVNGLLDDAEEKQITKAAVKNWLNDVKHAVYEAEDLLEEIHYEHLRSKDKAASQIVRTQVGQFLPFLNPTNKRMKRIEAKLGKIFEKLERLIKHKGDLRRIEGAVGGRPLSEKTTPLVNESYVYGRDADREAIMELLRRNEENGPNVVVIPIVGMGGIGKTTLAQLVYNDSRVEDLFELKVWVWVSEIFDVTRVMDDILKKVNASVCGIKDPDESLKEELEGKMVLLVLDDVWNIEYSEWDKLLLPLQYAGQGSKTVVTTRNEDVAKVMQTVNPSYSLKGIGDEDCWQLFARHAFSGVNSGALPHLEAFGREIVRKCKGLPLAAKTLGGLLHSEGDAKEWERISNSNMWGLSNENIPPALRLSYYYLPSHLKRCFAYCAIFPKGYTFMKNELITLWMAEGFLVQSRGDVETERIGEKYFNDLVSRSFFQKSSNDPSSFFMHELIIDLAEYVSGEFCLKFMGDGESGSRLKGGNPCRLPERTRYLSFTSRYDQVSKIFEHIHEVQHLRNFLLVAPGWKADGKVLHDMLRILKRLRVLSFVGSGYIHQFQLPNSIGNLKHLRYLDLSGKSIERLPENMSKLYNLQTLILKQCYYLIKLPTNMSKLVNLQHLDIEGTKLKEMPPKMGKLTKLRKLTDFFLGKQNGSCIKELEKLLHLQEKLSIWNLQNVEDVQDALDANLKGKKQIERLRLTWDGDMDGRDVLEKLEPSENVKELVITAYGGTKFPGWVGNSSFSNMVSLVLDGCKNSTSLPPLGQLPNLEELQIKGFDEVVAVGSEFYGIGPFMEKPFKSLKSLTLLGMPQWKEWNTNAAGAFPHLEELWIEKCPELTNALPCHLPSLLKLDIEECPQLVVSIPEAPKLTRIQVNDGEGSNDRIYIEELSSSRWCLTFREDSQLKGLEQMSYLSSSIIIDVGIFDCSSLKYCQLDLLPPLSTFTIQYCQNLESLCIQKEQRALRHLKIAECPNLVSFLEGGFAVPDLRRLELEGCINLKSLPGKMHSLLPSLEELELVSLPQLDFFPEGGLPSKLNSLCIQDCIKLKVCGLQSLTSLSHFLFVGKDDVESFPEETLLPSTLVTLKIQDLRNLKSLDYKGLKHLTSLSKLEIWRCPQLESMPEEGLPSSLEYLQLWNLANLKSLEFNGLQHLTSLRQLMISDCPKLESMPEEGLPSSLEYLNILNLTNLKSLGYRGLQQLSSLHKLNIWSCPQLESMPEQGLSSSLEYLEIGDCPLLEKRCRKEIGEDWPKISHIPFIHIQAFRRIRN, from the exons ATGGCTCTGGCTTTGATTGGAGAATCACTTCTCTCTGCTGTTATTGAGGTTTTGGTCGAGAAGTTGGCCTATCCTGAGGTTCTGGGATTCTTCAAAACGCAAAAACTCAATGATGATCTTCTGGAAAGGTTGAAAGAAACACTGAATACTGTCAACGGACTGCTAGACGACGCGGAGGAGAAGCAGATTACAAAGGCTGCTGTGAAGAACTGGCTTAATGATGTTAAACATGCTGTCTATGAAGCTGAGGACTTGCTGGAGGAGATTCATTATGAACATCTACGATCCAAGGACAAAGCTGCCTCTCAAATTGTCAGGACTCAG GTCGGGCAGTTCCTTCCATTTCTTAATCCAACTAACAAAAGGATGAAAAGGATAGAAGCAAAGTTAGGAAAGATTTTTGAGAAGCTTGAACGTTTAATCAAGCACAAGGGTGATCTTCGCCGGATAGAAGGTGCTGTTGGAGGTAGACCATTGTCAGAGAAGACAACTCCTCTAGTTAATGAATCTTATGTTTATGGTAGGGATGCTGACAGGGAAGCCATAATGGAATTGTTGAGACGGAATGAAGAAAATGGCCCGAATGTAGTTGTGATTCCTATAGTTGGAATGGGAGGGATTGGAAAAACCACTCTAGCTCAGCTTGTCTACAATGACAGCAGGGTAGAGGATTTGTTTGAACTCaaggtttgggtttgggtttcaGAGATTTTCGATGTAACAAGAGTGATGGATGATATTCTTAAGAAGGTCAATGCAAGTGTTTGTGGCATCAAAGATCCTGATGAATCTCTAAAGGAGGAGTTGGAGGGGAAAATGGTTTTGCTTGTTCTAGATGATGTGTGGAATATTGAGTACAGTGAATGGGACAAATTACTGCTACCTTTGCAGTATGCAGGGCAAGGAAGTAAGACTGTGGTAACAACACGGAATGAAGATGTGGCGAAAGTCATGCAAACTGTTAACCCCTCTTACTCATTGAAAGGAATAGGCGATGAAGATTGCTGGCAGTTGTTTGCAAGGCATGCATTTAGCGGTGTAAATTCTGGTGCACTCCCACACTTGGAAGCATTTGGCAGAGAAATAGTGAGAAAGTGCAAAGGACTACCTCTGGCTGCGAAAACTCTAGGTGGTCTTTTGCACTCTGAAGGAGATGCCAAGGAATGGGAGAGGATATCGAATAGCAACATGTGGGGTTTGTCAAATGAAAACATCCCTCCGGCTCTAAGATTGAGCTATTATTATCTCCCATCACACCTAAAACGTTGTTTTGCTTACTGTGCAATATTTCCCAAGGGTTATACAtttatgaagaatgaattaatcACTTTATGGATGGCAGAGGGTTTTTTAGTCCAGTCTAGAGGCGATGTGGAGACTGAAAGAATAGGTGAGAAGTACTTTAATGATCTTGTCTCTAGGTCATTTTTCCAGAAATCAAGCAATGATCCGTCAAGCTTCTTCATGCATGAACTCATAATTGATTTAGCCGAATACGTATCAGGAGAATTTTGCTTGAAGTTTATGGGAGATGGAGAATCAGGCTCTAGGTTGAAGGGTGGAAATCCATGCAGGCTTCCTGAAAGGACTCGTTATTTATCATTCACTTCAAGATATGATCAGGTATCCAAGATATTTGAGCACATTCATGAAGTCCAACATCTGCGCAACTTCTTGTTAGTAGCACCTGGGTGGAAAGCTGATGGCAAGGTATTGCATGACATGTTGAGAATTCTTAAGCGCTTGCGAGTACTATCATTTGTTGGGTCTGGTTATATACATCAGTTTCAGCTACCCAATTCCATCGGCAACTTGAAACATCTGCGATATCTAGACCTTTCGGGTAAATCAATAGAAAGGCTGCCTGAAAATATGAGCAAACTGTACAATTTGCAAACATTAATCTTGAAGCAGTGTTACTATCTCATCAAGTTGCCAACCAACATGTCCAAACTGGTAAACTTACAACATCTCGATATCGaagggacaaaattgaaagagatgCCGCCCAAAATGGGAAAACTCACAAAGCTTCGAAAGTTGACAGATTTCTTTTTGGGAAAACAGAATGGGTCCTGCATTAAAGAGTTGGAGAAGCTCTTACATCTTCAAGAGAAGCTTTCTATTTGGAATCTACAAAATGTTGAGGATGTTCAAGATGCTTTGGATGCCAATTTGAAGGGTAAGAAGCAGATTGAGAGGTTGAGGTTGACATGGGATGGAGACATGGATGGCAGAGACGTACTTGAGAAATTGGAGCCTTCTGAAAATGTGAAAGAGCTTGTCATTACTGCTTATGGGGGTACAAAGTTTCCAGGTTGGGTTGGAAACTCTTCTTTCTCAAATATGGTGTCTTTGGTTCTTGATGGATGTAAGAACTCCACCTCCTTACCACCACTTGGGCAGTTGCCAAATCTTGAAGAGCTCCAAATTAAAGGATTTGATGAAGTTGTGGCTGTTGGTTCTGAGTTCTACGGAATTGGCCCTTTCATGGAGAAGCCGTTTAAATCCCTTAAAAGTTTAACATTACTGGGGATGCCACAATGGAAGGAATGGAATACAAATGCAGCCGGTGCTTTCCCTCATCTTGAAGAGCTTTGGATAGAAAAATGTCCGGAGTTAACAAATGCCTTGCCTTGCCACCTTCCTTCTCTGTTGAAACTTGACATTGAAGAATGTCCACAGCTTGTGGTTTCAATTCCAGAGGCTCCCAAGCTCACCAGAATCCAGGTCAATGACGGTGAGGGTTCTAATGATCGTATATATATAGAGGAATTATCTAGTTCTAGGTGGTGTCTTACCTTTAGAGAAGATTCTCAACTAAAGGGATTGGAGCAAATGAGTTATCTTTCCTCTTCTATAATCATAGACGTTGGCATCTTCGATTGCAGTTCGCTCAAGTATTGTCAGCTAGACCTTTTACCCCCGTTATCCACCTTTACAATCCAATATTGTCAAAATCTTGAATCACTTTGCATACAAAAGGAACAGCGGGCTCTCCGTCATTTGAAAATTGCAGAATGTCCTAATTTAGTATCTTTTCTCGAAGGAGGATTTGCTGTCCCAGATTTGAGAAGGCTTGAGTTAGAGGGTTGCATAAATTTGAAGTCGCTGCCAGGAAAAATGCATTCCCTCCTTCCTTCCCTCGAGGAATTGGAACTGGTCTCACTTCCACAGCTTGATTTCTTTCCAGAAGGGGGTTTGCCATCTAAGTTAAACTCACTTTGCATCCAAGATTGTATAAAATTGAAGGTGTGTGGTTTGCAATCTCTCACTTCTCTTTCACACTTCCTATTTGTTGGGAAAGATGACGTGGAGTCCTTCCCTGAGGAGACGCTGCTGCCCTCTACTCTTGTAACCCTTAAAATCCAGGATCTGAGAAATCTGAAATCTTTGGATTACAAGGGGCTTAAGCACCTTACCTCTCTTAGCAAGTTGGAGATCTGGAGATGTCCTCAGCTTGAGTCCATGCCAGAAGAGGGGCTGCCCTCCTCCCTCGAGTACCTTCAACTCTGGAATCTGGCAAATCTGAAATCTCTAGAGTTCAATGGGCTTCAGCACCTCACCTCTCTTCGCCAATTGATGATCAGTGATTGTCCTAAGCTTGAGTCCATGCCAGAAGAGGGGCTTCCCTCCTCTCTTGAATACCTTAACATCCTGAACCTGACAAATCTGAAATCTCTGGGCTACAGGGGGCTTCAGCAGCTCTCCTCTCTTCACAAATTGAATATCTGGAGTTGTCCTCAGCTTGAATCCATGCCAGAACAGGGACTGTCCTCCTCCCTTGAATATCTTGAAATTGGAGATTGTCCTTTGCTAGAAAAAAGGTGTCGGAAGGAGATAGGCGAAGATTGGCCCAAGATTTCTCACATCCCCTTTATACATATTCAAGCATTCAGGAGGATAAGAAATTGA
- the LOC133673251 gene encoding uncharacterized protein LOC133673251, with the protein MASSAKHLLFFCLLVTFSSIQARESMFFSKFTRHYSITKENGKKGPITILSVPIQAPTLAPSPSPASLLDVPEPAPAPVFGESEKGHGHFGEGSGMFPPKETSTTTTTTYADENELLNEELDGVTSDQKYENSNYNNNGYTSTYNNNGYERSNYNNKNNNNGYKLGSARYETGNQNNNGYTNKYYNNGYKLAGESYEAGNQNTENGYNNNGNTNNYNNNGYTNKYYNNGYKLAGESYEAGSQKSENGYSNNYNNNGYTNKYYNNGYKLPGESYEVGNQNSENGYTNTYNNNGNTNNYNNEGHTNKYYNNGYKLAGESHEAGSQKSENGYSNNGNTNNYNNKGYTKYYNNGYELAGESYEAGNQNSDNGYTRYETERQGMSDTRFIEGGKYYYNAKNENYYPANKYESGKVSTQNQGSYGNDENPNEFNTMEEYKSQEGYEESQEESLP; encoded by the coding sequence ATGGCTTCTTCGGCTAAGCATCTATTGTTCTTCTGTTTGCTAGTGACGTTTTCCTCTATCCAGGCTAGAGAGAGCATGTTCTTTAGCAAGTTCACGAGACACTATAGCATCACAAAAGAGAATGGTAAGAAAGGGCCCATCACCATTTTGTCAGTACCAATTCAAGCACCCACACTagcaccatcaccatcaccagcATCGTTACTAGATGTTCCAGAACCAGCACCAGCACCGGTGTTCGGCGAGAGTGAAAAGGGCCATGGCCATTTCGGTGAGGGCTCAGGAATGTTCCCTCCTAAGGAGActtcaaccaccaccaccaccacttatGCTGATGAAAATGAGCTTTTGAACGAAGAACTTGATGGTGTAACCTCTGACCAGAAGTATGAAAACAGCAACTACAACAACAATGGCTATACTAGCACTTACAACAATAATGGTTACGAGAGGAGCAACTacaacaacaagaacaacaacaatGGCTACAAACTTGGTAGTGCTAGATATGAGACAGGTAATCAAAACAACAATGGCTACACCAACAAGTACTACAATAATGGCTACAAACTAGCTGGTGAAAGCTATGAAGCAGGCAATCAAAATACTGAGAATGGCTACAACAACAATGGCAACACAAACAACTACAACAACAATGGCTACACCAACAAGTACTACAATAATGGCTACAAACTAGCTGGTGAAAGCTATGAAGCAGGCAGTCAGAAAAGTGAGAATGGCTACAGCAACAACTACAACAACAACGGCTACACCAACAAGTACTACAATAATGGCTACAAGCTACCTGGTGAAAGCTATGAAGTAGGCAACCAGAATAGTGAGAATGGCTACACCAACACCTACAACAACAATGGCAACACAAACAACTACAACAACGAAGGCCACACCAACAAGTACTACAATAATGGCTACAAACTAGCTGGTGAAAGCCATGAAGCAGGCAGTCAGAAAAGTGAGAATGGCTACAGCAACAATGGCAACACAAACAACTACAACAACAAAGGCTACACCAAGTACTACAATAATGGCTACGAACTAGCTGGTGAAAGCTATGAAGCAGGCAATCAGAATAGTGACAATGGCTACACCCGCTATGAGACTGAGAGACAAGGGATGAGTGACACCAGATTTATAGAGGGTGGAAAGTACTATTACAACGCGAAGAATGAGAATTATTATCCTGCTAATAAGTACGAGTCAGGGAAGGTAAGCACTCAAAATCAAGGTTCTTATGGAAATGATGAGAACCCTAACGAATTCAACACCATGGAAGAGTATAAGAGCCAGGAGGGGTATGAGGAAAGCCAAGAGGAGTCTTTGCCTTGA